GGCCAGGAAACGCCGTAATGGGCGCTATACGCGGAGGCAGTATGCAGGTGCACAAATCTAGCTCCCATAACCTTGCTCCTCCACCGGATCAGCCGTACCGGCCGTGTCCTTTGTTTCGTTGAGTGCGTCATGGACCTTGATCACCCGCCAGCGCCCTGCCGGCAGGTACTTCACCAGATCAAGGGTCAATAGGGGCACCCCTGGCGGTGTGCCGTCGCGGCGCACCTGGACCCGCCAAACCTCGCGGTCAACCAGGCCCCCGCCGAATCCCGGGGGTGCCCGGAGTTCCTCATCCCACCAACAGCGCCGTTCGTACCAGCGCAGGGGCTCGGCGGCGAGCGTGTAAGAACGCCCCTGCCACAGTAAGTGCAAGGGCACTCCTGCCATGGTTTGCACCACGTCAATGCCATCGCTGAAGATGCCCATCCGTGCCTGCCACCTCCGCCTGCAGTCCCTTGCACACCCACAATGTACGTAGACCAATCGTGTAACTAGAATATATATTCTAAGAGATTTAAGTGTACGCTCACTTTACGCGACAAGAAAGTCGCCAATTGGGAAGAATTTCACAAAGAGCAACCACTCGCCAGCTCCATATTGCGTGATACAGATAGCTGTCAGGGCGCCATACGTCTAGCATGGCTTTATAGTCATCGACGTGACTTATGCTGCTGGCGACTCAACGATTCTAAGGAGCGTTCCATGACTGACATGGTCACCCTCATCGCTAAAACCACACCCCTTGAGCGGGAACTGAAAACAACGTCCCGCACGGTCCATGAGTCCGATCTGCCCCGCCTGGGTGAGCTATACTTCACCGCCTATGAGCCCGGCATCGCTGGCGATTCCATGCAGGCTGCCATCGACGACATCAGGGCCTCCATGGCAGGGAAATACGGACAATTCCTGCCCGACGCTTCCCATGTTGCCCTCGATGAAACCGGCAAGATCGTGGCGGCAGTGCTGGTTGTTGAGCGTGCGATCGGTGATGACACACCCGAGTCCCCCTTTATCATTGAGCTCATCACGGACCGCCAGCACCGCCGCCGCGGACTGGCCGAGGACCTGGTGCTGCTCACCATGGACACGCTTTTCAACGCCGGCCAGCACGATGTGGCCCTGCGCGTGGAGGGAACCAACTCGGCAGCGCTTGCCCTCTACCTCTCCCTGAACTTCCGCCGCTGGAGCCCGGAAGAGAACGAGGACTGAGCCTGCCGTTGGCTGTGAATCAGCTAAGACTTTGCACAAAAACAACCGCCACAGGAGGGTTTCCCCAGCGACGCATGTGAACATTGTTGAACGCTGGCAGCACGCCGGCATGGACAATGCGGCTTGGGGACGCGGCGAGGAGCGCACCCTTGAGCTTGTACGAGCAACTTCGTTCACGGGATGTCTCGCGTAAACGACGCAGGCGCATCACCTACTCCATTGTGGCGGCCCTGGCCGCCATCGCCCTGTCGGTCACCGGCTACGTCGCTTTCGTAGCGGTCCAAGCCAACAGCAACGTCAGGCGTTCGAACGCACTGGCGGCCCTGGCCGGGGTGCCCAAGCTGACGAAGGACACCAACATTTTGGTGATGGGCCTGGACTCCCGGGTTGACGAACAAGGCAAGCCGCTCTCGGTGGCGCTCTATGACGCACTCGACGCTGGGGACCAGAGCATTGGCGGCTACAACTCCAACGTGCTCATGCTCATCCACATCCCCGCCAACGGCCAAAAGGCGACGGCTATCTCCATTCCGCGGGATGACTACGTGCAGATTGAGGGGATCCCCGGACAGTCGTTTGAGGCCAAGATCAAGGAAGCCTATGGGTACGGTCTGGCCGCCGAGCAAACCGCCCTGCTGGCAGCCGGCAAGCCCCATAACGACACCACGTACCAGCAGGCGCGCGACGCCGGCCGCCAGGCCGAGCTGGCCACCGTTTCAGCGTTTTTGGGCAGCGTGCACATCGACCACTTTGTGGAGGTTACGATGGCAGGATTTTATGAGGTATCCCAGGCTGTGGCCCCCATCACGGTCTGCGTGAACCAGGCCACTTTCGACACGTATTCGGGCGCCGAGTTCAAAGCTGGCATGCAACAAATCGACGCAAAGCAGGCCATGGCGTTTGTCCGCCAACGCAGAGACACCAGTGATCCACGCTACGACTTCTCCGACCTTGACCGTGAACGGCGCCAGCAGGCGTTCATCGCCTCGGTCATACACCAGCTCAAGCAGGCAGGCACATTCACCGACATCCCTAAGATGGAATCGGTGCTCAACGCCGTGAGCAAGAACATCGTGGTGGACTCCGGGCTGAACCTCATTGAGCTCATCCAGCAGGCCGGCTCCATCACCTCAGGCAACATCTCCTTCACAACCTTGCCCATCACCGGCTTCGGCACCTCTCCGTCCGGGGAATCCATCAACACCGTAGATGTGGCGGCGGTGCAGGCCACCGTGCGCGAACTCCTCACTCCGGCGGCGCCGGCACCCACCCCCGCACCGGGCACCTCCCCAACGCCCGGGGCTCCTGCCCCAGCGCCGACAGCCTTGGCAAGTCCCAGCAGTGGGGACTCCAGCTATTCCGACTGGACCGGGGCCCTGCAGGGCGGTTCCATCCCGTGCGTGAAGTAGGGCCCCACACCATGATGGGGATCAACTTTGCCGTCCTTCTCTCCATCACCGTCCTGGCCGGGGCCGCCCGGCTCCTCACGGCGGGCCCGCTCCCAGCCAAGCTCGACGCCGTCACGCTCACCGTCGCCGCCCTGGCACCGGCCTCGCTCATAGGGGCCTGGCCGGTTGACTGGGCACCGTACCTGGCACTTGCCTGCGCCGCACTTTGGTTCCTGTGGCGCGTGGTGGCACCGCGCACCGCGGGTCAGGGCACAGCTGGTGCCGGCAGAGGTGCGGCCTTCTACAGGCTCCTGTTCACGGGCGCTGCCGCGTGGATCACTGTGTCATTGGCCAGCTCACATGCGTTGGGACCGGGTGGGCAACTGGGCGGCATACTCTTGCACACGATCGCGGCCGTGGCTTTGGTCTTTGCGGCTGCGGCTTGGCTCTTGGTGACATTTGCCCTGCCGCAAGAAAGTGCGCCGCAAGACAGTGCGCCGCGATACAGTACGGGAGGGAAGATCCATCCCGCCGTGGGCCTTCATGAGGCCCTCGTGGCCGGCGTCGTGGCGCTCTGCTTCTTTGCCCTTGTTTAGAATGATTTGTCTAGAATGGCTTGTCTAGAACGAGCCGAGTGGGACAATCAATTCTGGTCCGTCGTTGCGGACGTTGCCAACCTCAGGCCGCACGGCGTCCACGCTCCAGCTGGCCGCGACTGCGTATGCTTGGGCCAACACGCTCTCCAGCAGGGCCGCTGGCTCCCTCATATCCGGCGCGAGCCACTTTGCCATTGTTTCTTTCTCCAGTGGAACCGGAAGCCTGTCGTGCAAGGTAGCCAATTCGCCGTCGGGCGGGGATGCCATGGTCAAGATGGTGCACGAGAGCAGCCACTGATCAGAGGCGCCCTCCTCCTTGGCGGGGTCCTTCCACCACTCATACAAACCGGCAAAGACGATCAGTGACCCGGTCGCACTGTGCACAAAATAGGGTTGTTTGGACTTGCCGTCCCTGCCTTTCTTCCACTCGTAGTAGCCCTGGACCGGGACGGCGCAGCGCTTGGATTTGATCGCTGCGCGGAAGGTGGGTTTTTCAAGGACCGTCTCAGCCCTGGCGTTGAACGCCCGCACACCCGCCGATGCATCCTTGGCCCAGCTCGGCACCAGCCCCCATTTCGCCACATGGACCTGACGGTGCACCTCCTTGCCGACAAGGCGCTCCAAGACGATAGGTACATCGGTGGTGGGCGCCACATTGTAGGACGCCCGCAGTTCCAAGCTGGCCTCCGCCTCGGCTTCCAACTCCGCCACCAGGTCACCAACAGCCTTGGCCATCACGTATCGTCCGCACATGCCCCTATGCTGTCACGGTTGCCGCAAAGGTGGGAATAGGCCTCCCAGCCGGTAGCGTTGTGACTTAAGCACGCAAAAACCTATGCCTAGGAGCAAAAAACGTGGAGTACACCCCTGAAGCCGGCACCATCACCATGTTTTCCACCGTTTGGTGCGGATACTGTAAGCGTCTGAAGAAGCAGCTTGAGGCCAAAGGCATCGGCTATACCGAAATTAGCATTGAGGACACGCCCGGTACCGCCGAGCTTGTGGAGAAACTCAACGACGGCAACCAGACCGTTCCCACCGTGATCTACCCGGATGGCACGTCCGCGACAAACCCGTCATTGAACGATGTCATGGCAAAACTGGGCCTCTAACCAGTCCCCGCAATTCAGCACTTCTAAGGAGCAAAAAATGGTACACAAGGTTCAAGGCGCCGTGGTCCTTTCCAAGGATGCCCCTGTCACGCTGCTGACCGTTCTGGTCCCTGACCCCGGCCCGGGCGAGGTGCTGGTGGATATTCTCACGAGTGGCGTCTGCCACACCGACCTGCACTACAAGCAGGGTGGGATCAGCGATGACTTCCCCTTCCTGCTCGGCCACGAGGCAACAGGCGTCGTAAACACCGTGGGCGCCGGTGTCACCAATGTTGTCCCAGGCGACAGGGTCATCTTGAACTGGCGCGCAGTGTGCGGTAACTGCCGCGCATGCGCCAAGGGCCAAGCCCAGTACTGTTTCAACACGGCCAACGCGACCCAGAAGATGACGCTCGAGGACGGCACAGTGCTTTCTCCCGCACTGGGCATCGGCGCCTTCATTGAAAAGACCCTGGTCGCTGCAGGGCAGTGCACCAAGGTGGACGCCGACGTCGACCCCGGCACCGTCGGCCTGTTGGGCTGCGGCGTCATGGCCGGCATTGGCGCGGCCATCAACACCGGCGGCGTCAAGCGCGGGGACACCGTTGCAGTGATCGGCTGCGGCGGGGTCGGCTCGGCCGCCATCGCCGGTGCGGTCCTGGCTGGCGCCACCACCGTCATTGCCGTGGACCGCGACCCCAAGAAGCTCGTTGTAGCCAGGGCCCTTGGTGCAACCCATGCAGTTGATTCCTCGGTTGAGGACGCCGTGGAAGCCATCCGCAACCACACCGGCGGGTTCGGTGCCGATGTGGTGATTGACGCCGTCGGACGTCCCGAGACCTACAAGCAGGCGTTTTACGCCCGGGATCTGGCCGGAACGGTTGTTTTGGTGGGCGTGCCCACACCCGAGATGACCCTGGAACTGCCGCTGCTGGACGTGTTTGGCCGCGGCGGTTCGCTGAAGTCCTCTTGGTACGGCGACTGCCTGCCCTCGCGTGATTTCCCCATGCTCGTGGAGCTGTACAAGCAGGGCAAGCTTGACCTTGACACCTTTGTCAGCGAACGCGTCACCATCAACGATATTGAGGCCGCGTTCACGAAAATGGGCGAAGGCTCCGTGCTGCGTTCGGTGGTGGAGTTCGCATGAGTGCCCGCATTGAACGTCTGATCACCTCGGGAACTTTTTCGCTCGACGGTGGCACCTGGGATGTTGAGAATAATGTGTGGATCGTCGGTGACAACGCGCAGGTGTTTGTGATCGACCCCGCCCATGACGCGGCAGCCATCAAGAAGGCTGTGGGGGAACGTTCCGTCAAGGCCGTTTTGCTGACGCACGGACACGACGACCATATCCGCTACGCCCGGAAGTTTGCCGAAATGGTGAGTGCACCGGTAGTCATGAACCCGGCCGACCAGATGCTGTGGGAGGACATTTACCCGGGAACCACCCCGGACTCCCCCATCGCAGAAGGCGACGTGTTTGAGGTGGCGGGAACACGTTTGGTGTCACTGCACACCCCAGGGCACTCCCCCGGGTCAACGTGCTTCTACGCAGCGGACCTCGGCACGGTGTTTACCGGCGACACGCTGTTCAACGGCGGCCCCGGGGCCACAGGGCGATCCTACAGTGACTTCCCCACGATTGTGAAGTCGATTTCCGAGCGGCTCATGACGCTGCCACCGGAGACCGTCGTCAACACCGGCCACGGCGACTCAACCACCATCGCGGCCGAGGCTCCTGGTATCAGGGCAGCGCAACCCTAAGGTCGGTGTGCTGTGCGTACGCCGCCAGGACTGCTGCTTCCACGGCCTCCACTGTGAGACCGGGAAGCAGGTCCTCGGCGGCGCCCGCGGTGGCCGGATCCCAGTCAAGGTCCAACGCCGCATAACAGTCTGAAAGAACCTGGCGAATGGGTGCCGAGTTTTCCACCACAATCACGGAACTGAACAGCCACGCTCCGGAAACCACCCGCTGTGCTGTACCTACCAGCTTGATGCTGTGAGCCGGGCCGCGGCCGTAAACACTAAACTCTCCGGGACAGTACTCCCCTGGAATCTCGCCCACCCCCGCGTCCACGCCCAAGGAGCGCAGGGCTTGTGTGAACAATCCGCCAAAGAAGCCAAAGCGCGCCTTAGCCAGTGCAATAGCGTCGTGATCGGTCTGGATGTGATCAATAATCAGCGTGCCTTGATGGTATGCCGCCGCGCGGCCCCCAGCCCGGCGGACGGTGGGAGTGAAACCTCTCGCCAGTGAGGCCCGGCTCGCCTGTCCAAATCCCGGCAGCCGGGTGTCACGCTGCCCAAAGGCCATCGTGGGTTCTGGTCGGTAAAGGCGCAACATGGCGGGAGTTTCGCCGTTCCTTACCTCAGCCAGCAGGTCCAGGCCCCGGTTTAGGTCTGCCTCAGCCCCGAGACTCACCTGTTGGCGGTGCACTTGAAGCCGCGGCGCCACCATCGGCATCATTTGGCGAGCGGGATGGGGCGAACCGTCAAGATCTGCTCCGTACGGCCAAAGGGGCCCTTGATGTCGTTGAGGACGGAGGAGGTCAAGCCTATACCGTCACCGGCGAGGGTGACGTGCGTGTCCAGACCCAGCCATTCGCCCACGGGTTCGCGGTAAATGTGGATAGACAGGTCAACATTGGGGAACATGTAACCTCCGGGCACCGGCGCCAGCCGGGCCGCGACGCCGTTGGCGCTGTCGGCCAGGCCCAGCAGGCGTACCAGCGGGGAGGCTAGTTCCCCGCCGTCGAGCATGGTGAAGGGGCTGTGCAGCCAGGCACGTCCGCGGCCGGGGCGGTGACCGGGGACCGAACGGCCTTCAAGGGTCTTGATGAAACCGCCGGGCCAGACGCTCATGCCATCCCAGGGGACAGAGCTCTCCAGACTGGCCAGGGCCTGGTCTTCATAGGCTTCAACGGCCGTGGTGTCATTTTTTTGCAAGCGCCAAGCCGTGACGCGTACGGCTACGCGGCCCTCAGAGAGAAGTTCCCCCTGCAGCAATTCGATGGTTTTGCCCGGACGCAGAAGAGTGGTTTCAATGGTGAACTCGCCGGCGGGGATGAGCCCTAGAATGTCGAAATTCAGGCGGGCCAGGCGCATGTCGGGCCGCGGCTGGAATTGCTCCAGGGCATGGACCATGAGGCCGCTGACCGGCGCCATATGCTGTTCGTGTGTGTTCCACGCCCCCTGGGCGTGGATGGTTGACTCATAGTGGTTCCCGCCCAGGTGGCGGTAGTACGAGCTGGCTTCAACGGCTGCTTGCATTGTGGTCTCCGACATGGTCACGACTCTACCGCCAGCCAAGGCACACACAGCACATTACCCATGGCAGCTCCTGCGCCGGGCGCTCAGGCCCCGAAGGCGGTAGGGCGCTCGACTGCGGGGACGGGGATCTCTGCACCCATGACAGGGCAGTCATCCATGGCGCTTTGGTCAAGCTTGCGGGTGCGTGAGACCCGGAAAAGGTGGATGCCCAAGACCAGGGCACCCACGGCCAGCACCAGCAGGATCAGGGCCATCGGGGAACCCGCGGCGGCGGCAATCGCAGCCTCAAAGGCGGCCAAGCCGACCGTTGCGTAGATGCAGGCCCAAACAATGGAACCAACCACTGTGGCGGGAATGTAGCGGCGCAAGGGCATGCGGCCCAGACCGGCGGACATGTTGATCGCGGTTTGGACGCCGATAGTTAGGAAACTGACACTGACGGCGGGGGCACCCCAACGGGCAATGATCTTCTCAGCACTCAGCACAGCTGGCGAATCAAGGTGCTTCTGCAATTTAGTCTTGCGGCCACCAGCAGCAAGACCACGGCCTACCCAGTAGGTAGCGTTGGAGCGCAGCATGACGATGAAAAACAGAATAAGGAAAGCCCACACGAACGGAAGTGAAACGATGCTGTCCATCATGAGTGCGAGGTACCCCCGGGGGAAGAAAATAATATAGCCACAGAATGCTGTGCTATTAGCATTACCTTATCCTATAAACAATTGGTTAGCGAAGCCTAATTCGACGGGAGTGATAATGCACGCACCGGCCACGGCTACCAGCCGTGGGGCAGCATCCCGAATCTGGATCGGGCTTCCTGGAACCGCACAGTCTTGACCCCGGGGTTCGCCACGCCACCCTGTTGGATTCAGGCGAACCGCTCGGGATGGCTCACGCGGCTGTATGCGTCCTGCGGCACATCGTACTGCCGCCATTGGGCGCCGGACTCAACAACTGAACCAGCACGGTCCCGGAGCACCGCTGACGCAAACTGGGGCCTGACCAACAGGTTTTCCATACGCCGCACCTTACCTCGGTGAGTTAGCTCGCATTAACCCAACGCCGTACTACCATCGTCACATGACCACTGACGTTCATTACTCCTCCGCCTCCGGCACCTCCTCGACACCCCTGCTGGAGGAAACCATCGGCGCGAATTTCCAACACGCCGCACTGCGCTTCCCCGACCGTGAGGCCCTGATAGACAGGCCGTCCGGGCGCCGCTGGAGCTATGCGGAGCTAAACCACGACGTCGATGCGCTGGCCCGCGGCCTGCTCGCCGCCGGGGTGGCCAAGGCAGACAGGGTGGGCATCTGGGCGCCCAACGTACCCGAGTGGGTGCTTTTGCAATACGCAACGGCCAAAATCGGTGCCATCCTGGTCAATGTCAACCCCTCCTACCGGGTACACGAGCTCAAGTACGCCATCCAACAATCAGGCATGTCCATGATTGTGGCACTGCCCGAGTTCAAGGGCTCCAATTACCAGGCCATGGTCGAAACGGTCCGGCCGGAATGCCCGTTCCTGGCAGCGGCAATATACATCGGGACGTCTTCCTGGGACGCGCTCGTGGCGGGCGGGGAATCCGCCCCGGCGGACGCCGTCGAGCATGCCATGGCGGGCCTTGACCCCGACGAGCCGATTAACATCCAGTACACCTCCGGCACCACCGGCTACCCCAAGGGCGCCACCCTTAGCCACCGCAACATCCTCAACAATGGCTACTTCGTCACCGAAACCATCGGATTCACGGAGCAGGACAAATTGTGCATGCCGGTGCCGTTCTACCACTGCTTCGGCATGGTCATGGGGAATCTGGGTGCCACAACGCACGGGGCGGCAATCATCATTCCGGCCCCGTCCTTTGACGCTGCCGCCACGCTTCGGGCTGTCCAGGAGGAACGTTGCACCGCCCTGTATGGCGTACCCACCATGTTCATTGCCGAGCTAAACCTGCCCGACTTCGCCAACTACGACCTCTCCAGCTTGCGCACCGGCATTATGGCAGGCTCGCCGTGCCCAGTGGAGGTCATGAAGCGGTGTATGACGGAGATGCATATGGGGCAGGTGTCCATCGCCTATGGCATGACGGAGACCGCGCCAGTGTCGATGCAAACACTGCCCGACGACGACGTTGCCCACCGCACGCGGACAGTGGGCAGGGTGCACCCCCACCTCGAGGTCAAGATCGTAGATCCGGCGACGGGACTGACGGTCCCTCGCGGTACGCCGGGTGAATTCTGCACGCGCGGCTACTCGGTCATGCTGGGTTACTGGAACGATCCCGAAAAAACTGCGTCCGCGATTGACGGTGGCCGCTGGATGCACACCGGGGACCTCGCCGAGATGCTCCAAGACGGCTACGTGAACATTGTTGGCAGGATCAAGGACATGGTGATCCGGGGCGGGGAAAACCTGTACCCGCGCGAAATTGAGGAGTTCCTGTACACGCACCCTGACATTGCAGATGTCCAGGTGATCGGGGTCCCGGATGAGAAGTACGGTGAGGAACTGTGCGCATGGATCCTCATGAAGCCCGGGTCGGCAGTCCTGGATCAGGCTGGCATGGCGGCTTTCTGTGAGGGGCACCTGTCCCGGCACAAGATTCCTCGCTACGTGCTGGCGGTGGACGAATTCCCCATGACTGTCACCGGCAAGGTGCGCAAGATGGACATGCGGGCAACGACTGTGGAGTTGCTGGGGTTAGGCTAACCGGCGCGCAACGGGCTGCCACATCCGGCCACGACCAATCCCCGGCCCGGACGGCTGTAGCCTTGGCACATGGACAGCGAGAACTTATGGGAAGCAAAAAAACGAAACAATCCCGGCCATTCAGCCTGGTTCATTGCCCGCTTCGCCGGTGTGCGTGCCGAGGGCCTGGACCTGGACGGGGAGGCCAGGCTGGCAGACGCACTGGCGTCCCGCTCATCCCGGATCCTGGATGCCGGATGCGGCACCGGCCGGGTCGGCGGGGAGCTGGCCCGGCGCGGGCACCGGGTGGTGGGAGTGGATTTGGATGCTGAACTCATCGAGGCCGCGCGGCTGGACTACCCCGACGTTGACTGGCGGCTGGGCGACCTGAGCACTTTGTCACTGCCCGGAGAGGAATTCGAGCTGATCGTGTGCGCCGGGAACGTCTTGCCGTTCTTGGCCCCCGGCACCGCGGCGTCGGTACTCACCGGCT
This region of Arthrobacter alpinus genomic DNA includes:
- a CDS encoding DUF6504 family protein, which encodes MGIFSDGIDVVQTMAGVPLHLLWQGRSYTLAAEPLRWYERRCWWDEELRAPPGFGGGLVDREVWRVQVRRDGTPPGVPLLTLDLVKYLPAGRWRVIKVHDALNETKDTAGTADPVEEQGYGS
- a CDS encoding GNAT family N-acetyltransferase — protein: MTDMVTLIAKTTPLERELKTTSRTVHESDLPRLGELYFTAYEPGIAGDSMQAAIDDIRASMAGKYGQFLPDASHVALDETGKIVAAVLVVERAIGDDTPESPFIIELITDRQHRRRGLAEDLVLLTMDTLFNAGQHDVALRVEGTNSAALALYLSLNFRRWSPEENED
- a CDS encoding LCP family protein yields the protein MSLYEQLRSRDVSRKRRRRITYSIVAALAAIALSVTGYVAFVAVQANSNVRRSNALAALAGVPKLTKDTNILVMGLDSRVDEQGKPLSVALYDALDAGDQSIGGYNSNVLMLIHIPANGQKATAISIPRDDYVQIEGIPGQSFEAKIKEAYGYGLAAEQTALLAAGKPHNDTTYQQARDAGRQAELATVSAFLGSVHIDHFVEVTMAGFYEVSQAVAPITVCVNQATFDTYSGAEFKAGMQQIDAKQAMAFVRQRRDTSDPRYDFSDLDRERRQQAFIASVIHQLKQAGTFTDIPKMESVLNAVSKNIVVDSGLNLIELIQQAGSITSGNISFTTLPITGFGTSPSGESINTVDVAAVQATVRELLTPAAPAPTPAPGTSPTPGAPAPAPTALASPSSGDSSYSDWTGALQGGSIPCVK
- a CDS encoding SOS response-associated peptidase, with product MCGRYVMAKAVGDLVAELEAEAEASLELRASYNVAPTTDVPIVLERLVGKEVHRQVHVAKWGLVPSWAKDASAGVRAFNARAETVLEKPTFRAAIKSKRCAVPVQGYYEWKKGRDGKSKQPYFVHSATGSLIVFAGLYEWWKDPAKEEGASDQWLLSCTILTMASPPDGELATLHDRLPVPLEKETMAKWLAPDMREPAALLESVLAQAYAVAASWSVDAVRPEVGNVRNDGPELIVPLGSF
- a CDS encoding mycoredoxin encodes the protein MEYTPEAGTITMFSTVWCGYCKRLKKQLEAKGIGYTEISIEDTPGTAELVEKLNDGNQTVPTVIYPDGTSATNPSLNDVMAKLGL
- a CDS encoding S-(hydroxymethyl)mycothiol dehydrogenase; this encodes MVHKVQGAVVLSKDAPVTLLTVLVPDPGPGEVLVDILTSGVCHTDLHYKQGGISDDFPFLLGHEATGVVNTVGAGVTNVVPGDRVILNWRAVCGNCRACAKGQAQYCFNTANATQKMTLEDGTVLSPALGIGAFIEKTLVAAGQCTKVDADVDPGTVGLLGCGVMAGIGAAINTGGVKRGDTVAVIGCGGVGSAAIAGAVLAGATTVIAVDRDPKKLVVARALGATHAVDSSVEDAVEAIRNHTGGFGADVVIDAVGRPETYKQAFYARDLAGTVVLVGVPTPEMTLELPLLDVFGRGGSLKSSWYGDCLPSRDFPMLVELYKQGKLDLDTFVSERVTINDIEAAFTKMGEGSVLRSVVEFA
- a CDS encoding MBL fold metallo-hydrolase — protein: MSARIERLITSGTFSLDGGTWDVENNVWIVGDNAQVFVIDPAHDAAAIKKAVGERSVKAVLLTHGHDDHIRYARKFAEMVSAPVVMNPADQMLWEDIYPGTTPDSPIAEGDVFEVAGTRLVSLHTPGHSPGSTCFYAADLGTVFTGDTLFNGGPGATGRSYSDFPTIVKSISERLMTLPPETVVNTGHGDSTTIAAEAPGIRAAQP
- a CDS encoding lipoate--protein ligase family protein, whose product is MVAPRLQVHRQQVSLGAEADLNRGLDLLAEVRNGETPAMLRLYRPEPTMAFGQRDTRLPGFGQASRASLARGFTPTVRRAGGRAAAYHQGTLIIDHIQTDHDAIALAKARFGFFGGLFTQALRSLGVDAGVGEIPGEYCPGEFSVYGRGPAHSIKLVGTAQRVVSGAWLFSSVIVVENSAPIRQVLSDCYAALDLDWDPATAGAAEDLLPGLTVEAVEAAVLAAYAQHTDLRVALP
- a CDS encoding thioesterase family protein, whose protein sequence is MSETTMQAAVEASSYYRHLGGNHYESTIHAQGAWNTHEQHMAPVSGLMVHALEQFQPRPDMRLARLNFDILGLIPAGEFTIETTLLRPGKTIELLQGELLSEGRVAVRVTAWRLQKNDTTAVEAYEDQALASLESSVPWDGMSVWPGGFIKTLEGRSVPGHRPGRGRAWLHSPFTMLDGGELASPLVRLLGLADSANGVAARLAPVPGGYMFPNVDLSIHIYREPVGEWLGLDTHVTLAGDGIGLTSSVLNDIKGPFGRTEQILTVRPIPLAK
- a CDS encoding DedA family protein; this translates as MMDSIVSLPFVWAFLILFFIVMLRSNATYWVGRGLAAGGRKTKLQKHLDSPAVLSAEKIIARWGAPAVSVSFLTIGVQTAINMSAGLGRMPLRRYIPATVVGSIVWACIYATVGLAAFEAAIAAAAGSPMALILLVLAVGALVLGIHLFRVSRTRKLDQSAMDDCPVMGAEIPVPAVERPTAFGA
- a CDS encoding DUF6226 family protein, translating into MENLLVRPQFASAVLRDRAGSVVESGAQWRQYDVPQDAYSRVSHPERFA
- a CDS encoding AMP-binding protein, which codes for MTTDVHYSSASGTSSTPLLEETIGANFQHAALRFPDREALIDRPSGRRWSYAELNHDVDALARGLLAAGVAKADRVGIWAPNVPEWVLLQYATAKIGAILVNVNPSYRVHELKYAIQQSGMSMIVALPEFKGSNYQAMVETVRPECPFLAAAIYIGTSSWDALVAGGESAPADAVEHAMAGLDPDEPINIQYTSGTTGYPKGATLSHRNILNNGYFVTETIGFTEQDKLCMPVPFYHCFGMVMGNLGATTHGAAIIIPAPSFDAAATLRAVQEERCTALYGVPTMFIAELNLPDFANYDLSSLRTGIMAGSPCPVEVMKRCMTEMHMGQVSIAYGMTETAPVSMQTLPDDDVAHRTRTVGRVHPHLEVKIVDPATGLTVPRGTPGEFCTRGYSVMLGYWNDPEKTASAIDGGRWMHTGDLAEMLQDGYVNIVGRIKDMVIRGGENLYPREIEEFLYTHPDIADVQVIGVPDEKYGEELCAWILMKPGSAVLDQAGMAAFCEGHLSRHKIPRYVLAVDEFPMTVTGKVRKMDMRATTVELLGLG
- a CDS encoding class I SAM-dependent methyltransferase, with translation MDSENLWEAKKRNNPGHSAWFIARFAGVRAEGLDLDGEARLADALASRSSRILDAGCGTGRVGGELARRGHRVVGVDLDAELIEAARLDYPDVDWRLGDLSTLSLPGEEFELIVCAGNVLPFLAPGTAASVLTGFRDHLAPGGRVIGGFGAGRGYDFADFFGDVERSGLTVAGRFATWQLHPLTPESDFVVALLELPAASA